The window AAGTCATCCCGGTTGAGTTACAGCCCTTTTTAGGACTCCGGCGCGATTCTCAAACCGCCGTTGCAAGAGTTTCATCGCAAGAGTCTTAAAAAAATGCTGGTGCAAGGACGCAACACTACTCAGGAGAGCTGTTATGAGATGGGCACGCCTTAATATCATTCTCACCGCCGCCGCCGTCAGCATGTTCGCGGGTCTCGCGGACGCGCAGAGCTTGCCGCAAGGTTTCTTGTTCGGGCTGAGCGGGGGTACGCAAAAGCTGGTGACCTACAACAAGCGCTCGGGCCTTGGTCTCGGCGTCGAAGGACTGTTGGGTCAGCGTTTCTCCAGCCGCTTTGGCGGTAGCCTGGTTTTGGGCTTCGCCACGGTGCCGTTTAATTTCCCCGGCGTCACTTCGGCGGGGACGCGGCAGTCGGTTGCAGTCAAATCCTCGCTGCTCTATGCACAGCTTTTGTTTGATTATGAAATTGTCAATACCGGCAAGCTGCATCCCTATCTCATGATCGGCGCCGGCGGCATGAATTACAAAGGCTTCCGGCCCGCCATTCAGCAGGCAACAAACAAGCGCATTAATGATGGCAGCGCCCTTGCCGGTTTGGGTGTGCGCTACCTGGTCTCGCCCACCGTGGCCTTGAACCTCAACGGCGCTTTTCATTATACCACCAGCCAAAATCTCGATACGCAGCCTGGCGGCCCGGATAATTATGCGAGCATGCGTTTCGGCATCACGAAATTTCTCGGCCGTTCTGCCGCCGAAAGCCCGCTTGATGAAACCTTCAGCGATTTGAGCGTATTCGACGAATCGTCCGGGGAAGTGGCGGCACGTGAGGCATCGCGCAGCGGCGACGATTTGCAGACTCTCCTGGCGGATTTGGAGGGCTCTGACGGTGAAAGCTCTGATCATGAGACCCTGGACAATGCCCGGCGCGACGATATGGAAGAATACATCCGCTTGAAATCGCAAGTTGAAGAAATCAATCAGGAAATCGACAGCAAAGAAAGCGAGATTTCGTCGCTGCAAGCGGCTCTCGTTTCACAAAAGAATCAGGCCGTTGGTTTGGAAAAGAATTTGCAGAAAATGCCGAAGATGACGGCCGCGGCGCCGCCGGCTGCCCCGTCCAGCAGTTTTTCCCGGGCATATGAGGATGCCCTGAACAGTTTTTATCTCAAGCGATACGCTGAAGCGAGTGAAAAATTTTCGGCGTTGCTCAGCCAATTCCCCAATCATAGCCTGGCCAGTAATTGCTATTATTGGAGAGGCGAGGCGGAGTATCAAATGGGCAACCCGCAAG is drawn from Cytophagia bacterium CHB2 and contains these coding sequences:
- a CDS encoding tetratricopeptide repeat protein, with the protein product MRWARLNIILTAAAVSMFAGLADAQSLPQGFLFGLSGGTQKLVTYNKRSGLGLGVEGLLGQRFSSRFGGSLVLGFATVPFNFPGVTSAGTRQSVAVKSSLLYAQLLFDYEIVNTGKLHPYLMIGAGGMNYKGFRPAIQQATNKRINDGSALAGLGVRYLVSPTVALNLNGAFHYTTSQNLDTQPGGPDNYASMRFGITKFLGRSAAESPLDETFSDLSVFDESSGEVAAREASRSGDDLQTLLADLEGSDGESSDHETLDNARRDDMEEYIRLKSQVEEINQEIDSKESEISSLQAALVSQKNQAVGLEKNLQKMPKMTAAAPPAAPSSSFSRAYEDALNSFYLKRYAEASEKFSALLSQFPNHSLASNCYYWRGEAEYQMGNPQAAMADFNRVLEYSKSLKRDDALLMLGQCYTKLNRRQEAREAFDRLIQEFPSSEFVAKAEELRDKI